DNA sequence from the bacterium genome:
GCGAAGGCGCGATCGATCACCGTGCGCAGCACGGCGCGCAGGCGCTCGGGCTCGGGGAGGATCGACGGCAGGAGCGAGCGGTCGTAGGGATCGGTCGGCTGCGACAGCATCAGCCCCTGCAGGTTGGGGTGCGGTCCGAAGGTCTGGTGCACGAACCCGGGCACGTCGGCGAGGTGGTCGATGCCCTCGCGCGTCATGACGCAGTTGAGCCGCACCGGCACCCCCGCCTCGAGCAGGGCGCGAATGCCGGCGACGGTGCGGGCGAAGGTGCCGGGGGCGCGGGTGATCAGATCGGAGGTGGCGGCGTCGCCGCTGTGCAGCGAGACGAAGCAACTGGAGAGCCCGGCGGCGCGCAAGCGCGACGCCAGGTCCGCCTTGCCGAATTGGATGGCATTGGTCTCCAGCGTCACCGACTCGAAGCCGAGCTGACGCGCCCGGCGCACGTAGTCCTCGAGTCGGCGGTCGAGCGTCGGCTCGCCGCCGGAGATGATCAGGCTGCGCGCCCCGGCGGCGCGCAGGTCCTCGATCCAGGTCAGGACCTGTTCGGCATCGAACCGACCCCAGGCGCGGTCCTGCCAGCAGATGCCGCAGTTCTGGTTGCACAGGAAGCCGGTGCGGACGAGCCCCTGGTCGCCGATGCCGGGCACGAGCTGGCGGTAGAAGGCCATCGGCACGCCGAGCGGCAGGGTCGCCAGTTGCCGCGCCGGCGCCAGCGCGCGCTGCCATTTGTCGGCGCCGATCGCCGCCTGCAGCCGGCGCGCCATGGTCTGGAGCTGGCGGTCGAAGCGGCGCGCGTCGGCGTGCAGCTCGACGACGGAGGCGCGGATGGCGGCGCCGCCGCCGTTCTCCTCCAGGCGCAGGCGGGCGAGCGGCG
Encoded proteins:
- a CDS encoding radical SAM protein; its protein translation is MPASSSSSSASAAAPRAGDGESRLRRGEGVAMSAARFRDPVDIETRGAALQLEIARALVGAPAVPIELPAFDLTLLAVATTRGAIDLVLGKSAPLARLRLEENGGGAAIRASVVELHADARRFDRQLQTMARRLQAAIGADKWQRALAPARQLATLPLGVPMAFYRQLVPGIGDQGLVRTGFLCNQNCGICWQDRAWGRFDAEQVLTWIEDLRAAGARSLIISGGEPTLDRRLEDYVRRARQLGFESVTLETNAIQFGKADLASRLRAAGLSSCFVSLHSGDAATSDLITRAPGTFARTVAGIRALLEAGVPVRLNCVMTREGIDHLADVPGFVHQTFGPHPNLQGLMLSQPTDPYDRSLLPSILPEPERLRAVLRTVIDRAFALGVRVSGLDGPCGPPLCAFAADPRVATLAPIPERLDGRTYLPACADCAVRGACFGVRVADVELYGDACAQPLAAAPAA